A genome region from Prionailurus bengalensis isolate Pbe53 chromosome B4, Fcat_Pben_1.1_paternal_pri, whole genome shotgun sequence includes the following:
- the LOC122473039 gene encoding olfactory receptor 2AP1-like, producing the protein MGNQTSVIEFILLGLTADPELQAVLFLFLLLTYVLSIMGNLTIIILTTLDYRLQTPMYFFLRNFSILEISFTSVFVPKMLVNIGTGDRTISFAACFTQYFFAILLGATEFYLLAAMSFDRYVAICKPLHYTTVMSRRLCIQLVLCSWLSGILVVIGPHIMTLQLPFCASNIINHYCCDYTVLLRLACSDTHFIEVMEFILAAVTLIFTLVLVILSYTYIIRTILRIPSVQQRKKAFSTCSSHMIVVSLSYGSCIFMYINPSVKDAETFNKGVAVLNTSVAPLLNPFIYTLRNKQVKIAFKDMVSKVTAFSRK; encoded by the coding sequence ATGGGCAACCAGACATCAGTGATAGAGTTCATTCTTCTTGGACTGACAGCTGACCCTGAGCTTCAGGctgtgcttttcctttttctgctgctAACTTACGTCTTAAGCATCATGGGAAACTTGACCATCATCATTCTGACCACGCTGGATTATCGCCTCCAGACTCCTATGTATTTCTTCCTCCGGAATTTTTCCATTCTGGAAATATCTTTTACCTCTGTCTTTGTTCCCAAAATGCTAGTCAACATTGGAACTGGAGACAGGACTATCTCCTTTGCTGCTTGTTTCACTCAGTATTTTTTTGCCATCCTTCTGGGAGCAACCGAGTTTTATCTTTTAGCTGCCATGTCCTTTGACCGCTACGTTGCCATTTGCAAACCCCTACACTATACAACTGTAATGAGCAGGAGACTCTGCATTCAACTTGTCTTGTGTTCCTGGCTCTCGGGTATTTTGGTTGTCATTGGGCCTCATATAATGACTCTCCAGCTGCCTTTCTGTGCATCCAACATCATCAATCATTACTGCTGTGACTACACTGTACTGTTGCGTCTAGCTTGTTCAGACACACATTTCATAGAAGTGATGGAGTTCATCTTGGCTGCAGTCACCCTCATCTTCACCTTGGTGCTAGTGATCCTTTCCTACACGTACATTATCAGGACAATTCTGAGAATCCCCTCTgttcaacagagaaaaaaagctttttctACATGTTCCTCTCATATGATTGTGGTCTCACTATCTTATGGAAGTTGTATCTTTATGTACATAAATCCTTCTGTTAAGGATGCAGAAACTTTTAATAAGGGCGTGGCTGTTTTAAATACATCAGTTGCCCCTCTGTTGAACCCTTTCATCTATACCCTCAGGAATAAGCAAGTGAAAATAGCCTTCAAAGATATGGTCAGCAAAGTAACAGCTTTTTCAAGGAAATAA